GATGACAAAGACTTGCCCATTAGGCTATTGATATGTTTTAGTGTCACCTAGGACCCACTTCTCGaccggtattagtctaatattactaGTGTGTCCTTGTCCTGTAGTGTGTAGTGTGTCCTATCAAAGTCCTTGGTCTGACAGTGGACGATAAACTCACCTTCAACACCCACGTGTCGCAAGTCTGTCGAAAGGCATTAGGCCTGTACAAACAATTAGCCAGAGCGGCCAAAATACACTGGGGACTGGGGCCGGAGATAGTCAGAACTATCTACATTGCGGTGGTAGAACTGATAATAATGTATGCAGCGGGAGCTTGGGCACCGGCAGCAAAAAAGCTGGGAGTTCGAAAGCAACTGGATGCAGTGCAGCGAGGTTTTGCCCAGAAAATATGCAAAGCATATAAAACTGTCTCCCTAAATTCGGCACTACTACTGTCTGGATTGCTGCCCTTGGATCTGAGAATACAAGAGGCGGCATCCTTATATGAAGCCAAAAGAGGTAGACCACAGCCACATATAGGGGATAGGCAGTTGGAACCGAAGGTACCCTATACCTCAGCAACACACCCAGCGGAGAGCAAGAGACTCAGTTTTCAGCTCCTGGAAAACGAAGAAGGAATGGAACCAATGGAAAACCAACTGTTCACGGATGGGAGCAAAATCGAGGGTAAAGTGGGTGCATCGCTATCCTGCTGGAATAGTGGAGCCGAAACAAAAGCCCAAAAATTTAAGCTCGAGAATTATTGCACAGTGTTCCAGGCTGAAATGCTGGCGGTGCTAAAGGCGACAGAGTATGTGCTAAAGAGTCCCAAGAAGGACTTTGGCATATACAGTGATTCAAGATCCGCATTGGAGATCATTGGGAACCTGAACTCCTTTAATCCGGTGGTGATGGAAATACGCAAGAACCTAGCTAAAGCAGAGGAACAAGGCAAAGAAACAAAGTTGTTCTGGGTAAAAGCTCATGTGGGAACAGCAGGTAACGAACGAGCAGATATGCTATCAAAAGAAGCAGCCCTCACGTTAAAGAGAAAACCGCATTATGACCTCTGCCCAGTCTcttatataaagaaaataaaccgTAGGGAGACCTTAGAAGAATGGGACAAGCGATACAAAGAGACGAACACAGCGACAACAACAAAAGTGTTCTTCCCCTCTGCTTTGGAAGCATACAAGACAATAAGGAAAATAAAACAAGATCCGATTCTAGTCCAAATACTGACAGGGCATGGAGGATTCTCCGAATACCTCCACAGATTTAAATGTAAAGATAGTCCGGCCTGTGTGTGTGATCCTAGCGTCTCAGAAAGTATACTGCATGTAATCACTGACTGCCCTGTGTTCGGCAGAGAGCGCCTGGAAAAAGAAATAGAATTAGgcataaaaattgaaaaaggtaaattaaagaatataatagaagatgtaaaaataagagataaatTTCTGGACTTTTGTAAAAGTATAGCCTTAagagtaaataaacaaaataagtaGCGTAATGGTacacaaatttatatataattatataaacggCGTGACCAAAATTGTAATAGAATATAAGTATAAAACgatgtaaaaacaaaagaaaaagaaataagtatagTAACTGTAATAGattataagtacaaaaatatgtgtaGCATGGTAAGAAATGAAAACCAGAAACCTGTACAAGAAAGTGTAAGCGTACCTTATTTTCCCCCTTGGAAAgcaataaagaaaatgaaaaagtcTTACGTAGTTTAGAAATAGGCGGGCATCCCATCCGCAGAAAGTATAATAGAAGATGTATGAAAGAAAGACCAAGTATGCAGAAAGAAAGTGCGAGAAGCAAATTAGAGAGAACTGGCATGAATGAGATCTGTAAAAAGAGACTCCGATTCCGTTGGAGGtcatttcgaaaaaaaaaaaaaaaaaaaaaaaaaaaaaaaaaaaaaaaaaaaaaaaatatatatatatatatatatatatatatatatgtatatatatatatatatattactagtGTGTAGCCATGTTAACTCATACTACTtcacagttcgtggactaataatatcgAGAAATCGGTCCCTAAACTCTCCTGCCTACCCTTAAATAAggaatattataaatacctgAGCGTGCAGTGTGACTGCCACCACGGACCACGCAAGCCGTGACTTGCTCCTGGCTGGAAGGTGGAGGTGTTGCCTGCTTGCACTCCGGCTTCTTATCGAAGCAATTCCTGCAATATTCTGTATATTTAACCATACCAATTATTTATGTAGCTTTCGAGCTTTAGCGATGGACATGTTAGAtactacattatttatttattattaattgaacCCAAAACTTTAGGAAGGTAAAATCCACCCTGTCAGCTATGACCTTGAGTATGATGTTGTGACTGCCCTGCACCCGGCACAACAGAGACGCTCTTCGCTTACGCCTGATGGCTAAGAAGTCATCAGTTCGTTCCACGGCGAACATCCCTGAAGCACTGCAGTAACGATATATTTAGATGGGAACTTgacaaacggcccgatttgaagaatgagatacgataacgataagttctggtttagataagttctcatttagatatcgtttgtatgtcgtataattgacagaagcagcttgattcgggcaaccaatgtcactttgacgttagaaatatcgtagataggtcttattgggatcacaacggaatcgaaataaacgtcaattttgacatgtcgttcagttatcgatcttttacagatcttaaacgtgttttaatcattattcgaatcgagccgttaaGTGACATAACATTTTGCCCCTAATTAGAATCCGATGTCTGTagattacttacttaaatagtCTGCAATTCTTGATGAGGCAGATGAAAGCCTGGCGGAACCTGCGATTCATGAAGCAGTATGTTATAGGGTTGCTAAACG
Above is a genomic segment from Cydia pomonella isolate Wapato2018A chromosome 4, ilCydPomo1, whole genome shotgun sequence containing:
- the LOC133517495 gene encoding uncharacterized protein LOC133517495, producing MYAAGAWAPAAKKLGVRKQLDAVQRGFAQKICKAYKTVSLNSALLLSGLLPLDLRIQEAASLYEAKRGRPQPHIGDRQLEPKVPYTSATHPAESKRLSFQLLENEEGMEPMENQLFTDGSKIEGKVGASLSCWNSGAETKAQKFKLENYCTVFQAEMLAVLKATEYVLKSPKKDFGIYSDSRSALEIIGNLNSFNPVVMEIRKNLAKAEEQGKETKLFWVKAHVGTAGNERADMLSKEAALTLKRKPHYDLCPVSYIKKINRRETLEEWDKRYKETNTATTTKVFFPSALEAYKTIRKIKQDPILVQILTGHGGFSEYLHRFKCKDSPACVCDPSVSESILHVITDCPVFGRERLEKEIELGIKIEKAW